Proteins encoded within one genomic window of Ctenopharyngodon idella isolate HZGC_01 chromosome 6, HZGC01, whole genome shotgun sequence:
- the si:zfos-169g10.2 gene encoding somatostatin receptor type 5: MEVHRMTSHPSTTESAVWSNASPSFPPPFLFPSENWTDSRTVDYAPGVAGILIPLIYVTVCVVGLVGNTLVIHIVLRYSQAESVTNIYILNLAIADELFMLGLPFLAVQNGLLSWPFGSLMCRLVMTVDAINQFTSIFCLTVMSIDRYLAVVHPLRSSRWRQPRVAKAVNATVWAVSFVVVLPVVVFAGVLQDDGNCSIVWPEPAEVWKAAFIIYTATVGFFGPLTVICLCYLLIVVKVRSSGRRVRATSIRRRKSERKITRMVVIVVAVFVFCWLPFYVLNIVNLLVLLPGEFRGLYYFVVVLSYANSCANPILYGVLSDNFKRGFRKALCRSSRRVENHDQQPGAGMVALPLEEIRRELDLKEHLKVTNVEEHEQNELRNGQHEDSRKADVARRRDRSISPTRDCNGARISHTSETSREKCSVLEISCL, encoded by the coding sequence ATGGAGGTTCATCGAATGACTTCACATCCCTCCACAACAGAATCAGCGGTGTGGAGTAACGCATCCCCCTCGTTTCCTCCTCCGTTTCTCTTTCCGAGTGAGAACTGGACCGACAGCAGGACTGTGGATTATGCGCCGGGAGTCGCCGGTATCCTCATCCCCCTCATCTACGTCACCGTGTGTGTCGTCGGCCTGGTCGGGAACACTCTCGTCATCCACATCGTATTGCGATATTCCCAGGCGGAGTCAGTGACAAATATTTACATTCTCAACCTGGCCATCGCAGACGAACTCTTCATGCTGGGTCTGCCGTTCCTCGCCGTGCAGAACGGCCTGCTCTCATGGCCCTTCGGATCCTTGATGTGTCGCCTGGTGATGACGGTGGACGCCATTAACCAGTTCACCAGCATCTTCTGTCTGACAGTGATGAGCATCGACCGCTATCTGGCTGTAGTGCATCCGCTCCGGTCCTCTAGGTGGCGCCAGCCTCGCGTGGCCAAGGCCGTGAATGCAACCGTATGGGCCGTTTCTTTCGTGGTGGTCCTGCCAGTGGTGGTGTTCGCTGGTGTTCTGCAGGATGATGGGAACTGCAGCATCGTGTGGCCGGAGCCTGCCGAAGTTTGGAAAGCGGCATTCATTATCTACACGGCGACCGTCGGGTTCTTCGGCCCGCTGACGGTCATCTGCTTGTGCTACCTGCTGATCGTGGTGAAGGTGCGCAGCTCCGGACGAAGAGTCCGCGCCACGTCGATCCGCCGCAGGAAGTCGGAGCGCAAGATCACGCGCATGGTCGTGATTGTAGTGGCCGTGTTCGTGTTCTGCTGGCTGCCGTTTTATGTGCTAAACATCGTCAACCTGCTGGTGCTGCTGCCGGGAGAGTTCAGAGGTCTGTATTATTTCGTTGTGGTTCTTTCTTACGCCAACAGTTGCGCAAATCCCATTTTGTACGGCGTCTTGTCGGACAACTTCAAAAGAGGATTCCGGAAAGCCTTGTGCCGGTCGTCTAGACGTGTGGAAAACCATGATCAGCAGCCGGGAGCGGGAATGGTTGCGCTACCGCTTGAGGAGATTCGAAGAGAACTGGACCTGAAGGAGCATCTGAAGGTGACCAATGTTGAAGAGCATGAGCAGAACGAACTCCGGAATGGACAACACGAGGACTCTAGGAAAGCGGACGTGGCTAGGCGACGCGATCGCTCCATCAGCCCAACCCGTGACTGCAATGGAGCACGGATATCACACACGTCAGAGACCAGCAGGGAAAAATGCTCGGTCCTGGAGATCAGCTGCTTGTAA